A genome region from Magnolia sinica isolate HGM2019 chromosome 8, MsV1, whole genome shotgun sequence includes the following:
- the LOC131252909 gene encoding E3 ubiquitin-protein ligase PRT6-like, with the protein MEPHSSPEPKHNTPRDRILWRLELCDVPKEMLDHLQSGLVAFTKENKSLLPELVSAILPNDEDVHEALQAAKIKSGGSLKGPSMKEQFRESFVWLQWLMFEEEPRAFLKSLGKGGLGQRGLCGAVLGRNNIAYRCRTCENDPTCVICVSCFQNGNHKDHDYSIVHTSGGCCDCGDVTAWKRVGFCSKHKGLEQIQRLPEEIASSVGPVIDALLVCWKEKLLSAKAAAKAKPRDGDYYIRAMAANELSLAAIEMLLGFSKHSESLLCFVSKRMLLSIGFLDVLVKAEWFLSKVVAKKLLELLLKLLGEPVFKYEFAKVFINCYTVIINEAIKECSDTVFKKYPPLVTFSVQIFTVSTLTPRLVRELDLLNVMLGCLSGLFLSCVSEEGYLQVSRWASLYETTLRLVEDIHYIMSHVEVPKYVIQEMPDFSRTWMEVLTLVQGMDPQKRVTGLHLEEENENMDAPFVLGNSIGNIHSLLVTGAFSLDDAEEIMQDLDDGDSLRHAKVGRLSEESSISSMTGRSSSLSHISQVTDINFGTSSSVPWPVTWLIFECLKAIENWLGHDAALKKLLDSSSPGTNSNTRYNTSTLRKSLLKIRKGRNVTRGYLTTSMPEGDRSRSRLTGSVEFHGRLGSSLAVYGGFHMNAKSESEGSAAPPQDNNPMDVNDLEFENCSSLGDLYDSTIKTDRAMEVDTLGVLSLKEWPEITYDVSLQEISFHIPLHRLLSQLLQKALRRSCGDPGLTEMKNGIPTGPLSACYHNFFEQVLEGFHPLGFSAFVMEHPLRLRVFCAQVHAGMWQKNGDAVILSCQWYRCAPWWKEGLEFDLFLLQCCAALAPPDLFVKRILERFGLLDYLSLNLEQSNKYEPVLVREMFTLIIQIVKERQFCGLSTDENLRRELVYKLSVGDATHSELVKALPHNFCKSDQLQKTVDMLAEYYNPSGTKQGRYSLRKEYWKELDLYHPRWNSRDLQVAEERYLRFCKVSALTVQLPQWTKVFYPLNSLSRIATSKAVLQLVRTVLFYAVFTDKYSLSRAPDGVLLTALHLLSLALDICSIHKQIGVAKYGGDQSCSSTSSVDEDLFPLLTCASEEIDVGATNGPDEWKQQSMLTLLVSLMRKFKKENEHSLMEASPRNFSSLIEILLKKFGELDAGCMTKLQPFAPDVVRRLSQMSLVDTTKIAAPPSDAEE; encoded by the exons AGACTTGAACTGTGTGATGTTCCCAAGGAGATGTTAGATCATCTGCAGTCGGGTTTAGTGGCTTTCACAAAGGAGAACAAGTCCCTGCTGCCCGAACTGGTGTCTGCTATATTACCTAATGATGAGGATGTACATGAGGCGCTCCAAGCGGCCAAAATAAAATCTGGTGGAAGCTTGAAGGGACCAAGTATGAAAGAGCAGTTCCGTGAAAGCTTTGTGTGGTTGCAGTGGCTGATGTTTGAGGAAGAACCCCGAGCTTTCCTCAAGAGTTTGGGAAAAGGGGGTTTAGGCCAACGTGGCCTGTGTGGAGCCGTTTTGGGGCGCAACAACATTGCATACCGTTGTCGAACATGTGAGAACGACCCAACATGTGTAATATGCGTTTCGTGTTTCCAGAATGGCAATCACAAAGACCATGACTATTCAATTGTGCACACATCAGGAGGATGCTGTGACTGTGGGGATGTGACAGCATGGAAACGTGTGGGCTTTTGTTCAAAGCATAAAGGGTTGGAACAGATACAAAGGCTCCCGGAGGAGATTGCGAGCTCAGTGGGGCCCGTCATTGATGCCCTTCTTGTTTGTTGGAAAGAGAAGTTATTGTCAGCGAAGGCTGCTGCTAAGGCGAAACCTAGAGATGGTGACTATTATATACGTGCAATGGCTGCGAATGAGTTGTCTTTGGCAGCTATTGAAATGTTGCTTGGTTTTTCCAAGCACAGTGAGAGTCTTCTTTGTTTTGTTTCGAAACGGATGCTTCTGTCAATTGGGTTCTTGGATGTTCTCGTGAAGGCAGAGTGGTTCTTGTCCAAAGTAGTTGCCAAGAAGCTCCTTGAATTGCTATTGAAATTGCTTGGTGAGCCTGTCTTTAAGTATGAATTTGCAAAAGTCTTCATAAATTGTTATACCGTGATCATAAATGAAGCCATAAAAGAGTGCAGTGATACTGTTTTCAAGAAGTATCCTCCGTTAGTGACTTTCTCTGTGCAAATATTCACTGTGTCGACTCTAACTCCAAGACTTGTGAGGGAGTTGGACCTGCTTAATGTTATGTTGGGATGTTTGAGCGGCCTTTTTCTTTCTTGTGTCAGTGAAGAAGGTTATTTACAG GTCAGCAGATGGGCAAGTTTATATGAAACGACTCTTCGTTTGGTTGAAGATATTCACTATATAATGAGCCATGTTGAAGTTCCCAAGTATGTGATTCAGGAGATGCCTGACTTCTCCAGAACTTGGATGGAAGTTTTGACTCTTGTGCAAGGCATGGACCCTCAAAAGAGAGTAACGGGCCTTCATTTAGAGGAGGAAAATGAGAACATGGATGCACCTTTCGTGCTGGGGAATTCTATTGGGAACATACATTCTCTGTTGGTGACCGGAGCATTTTCTCTCGATGATGCTGAAGAGATCATGCAAGATTTGGATGATGGTGATAGCCTGCGACATGCAAAAGTGGGGAGACTTTCGGAGGAAAGCTCAATAAGTAGTATGACAGGGAGAAGCAGTTCATTAAGTCATATCTCGCAGGTGACAGACATAAATTTTGGTACAAGTTCTTCTGTTCCATGGCCTGTGACATGGTTGATTTTTGAGTGCCTGAAAGCTATTGAAAATTGGCTAGGACATGATGCTGCACTAAAGAAGCTCTTGGATTCTTCATCTCCTGGTACTAACAGCAATACTCGTTATAATACATCGACATTGAGGAAATCATTATTGAAGATCAGGAAGGGCAGAAATGTCACGAGGGGTTACCTGACAACATCGATGCCTGAAGGAGATAGGTCTAGAAGTAGATTGACTGGTTCAGTTGAGTTTCATGGGAGGCTTGGCTCTTCTTTGGCTGTTTATGGTGGATTTCATATGAATGCTAAATCAGAAAGTGAAGGGAGTGCAGCACCACCACAGGACAATAACCCAATGGATGTGAACGACTTGGAGTTTGAAAATTGCTCCAGTTTGGGAGATCTTTATGATAGTACCATCAAGACAGACCGTGCCATGGAAGTGGATACCTTGGGTGTATTGAGTTTGAAAGAATGGCCGGAAATAACATATGATGTCAGTTTGCAAGAAATATCTTTTCACATTCCTTTGCATCGATTGCTCTCACAATTGTTGCAGAAGGCGTTGAGAAGAAGCTGTGGTGATCctgggctcacagagatgaagaaTGGCATTCCTACAGGGCCTTTATCTGCATGCTATCACAATTTCTTTGAGCAGGTTCTTGAGGGTTTCCATCCACTTGGGTTTTCTGCCTTTGTGATGGAGCATCCCCTACGGTTAAGGGTATTTTGTGCTCAGGTGCATGCTGGCATGTGGCAAAAGAATGGTGATGCTGTCATATTAAGTTGTCAGTGGTATCGTTGTGCTCCTTG GTGGAAAGAAGGATTAGAGTTTGATCTATTTCTGTTGCAATGCTGTGCTGCTTTAGCTCCACCAGATCTATTTGTTAAGAGGATTCTAGAAAGATTTGGGTTGTTGGATTATCTGTCTCTAAATCTTGAACAATCTAACAA GTATGAGCCAGTGTTAGTGCGGGAAATGTTCACTCTTATCATACAAATAGTCAAAGAACGGCAGTTTTGTGGACTATCCACAGATGAAAATTTGCGTAGAGAGTTGGTTTATAAGCTGTCTGTCGGAGATGCCACTCATAGCGAGCTGGTAAAAGCTCTTCCTCACAACTTTTGTAAGAGCGACCAGCTTCAGAAAACTGTGGATATGCTTGCAGAATATTACAACCCATCTGGGACGAAGCAG GGTAGATATTCACTGAGGAAAGAATATTGGAAGGAATTGGACCTGTATCACCCTCGCTGGAACTCGAGGGATTTACAAGTTGCAGAAGAAAGGTATTTAAGGTTCTGCAAGGTGTCAGCTTTGACAGTTCAGTTACCTCAATGGACAAAGGTCTTTTATCCCCTCAATTCTCTCTCTAGAATAGCTACATCcaaggcggtccttcaacttgTCCGCACAGTGCTATTTTATGCTGTATTCACAGACAAATATTCTCTATCACGTGCTCCTGATGGAGTTCTTCTAACAGCTTTGCACTTACTTTCACTTGCGCTAGATATCTGTTCCATCCACAAACAGATTGGTGTGGCTAAATATGGTGGCGATCAGTCATGCTCAAGTACTTCATCTGTTGATGAGGATTTGTTCCCTTTGTTGACTTGTGCTAGTGAAGAAATTGATGTGGGAGCAACTAATGGGCCTGATGAATGGAAGCAGCAAAGCATGCTTACACTACTGGTTTCATTAATGAGGAAgtttaagaaagaaaatgaacACAGCCTTATGGAAGCAAGCCCACGAAACTTTTCTTCTTTAATTGAAATTTTATTGAAGAAGTTTGGTGAGCTTGATGCTGGATGCATGACCAAACTACAACCCTTTGCACCTGATGTGGTACGTCGTCTGTCCCAAATGAGTTTGGTTGATACTACGAAGATAGCAGCGCCTCCTTCTGATGCTGAAGAGTGA